In Microbacterium sp. AB, a single genomic region encodes these proteins:
- a CDS encoding Gfo/Idh/MocA family protein, with translation MRDEASSPVVTDDARSRGSDLRVAVVGFGARSPIAAHVERARDGARVAAVADTSPRGLERARAAHPGAAAFASVDDLITAGAADAAIVLTPDDTHEEIAVALLRAGVAVYLEKPLAITVEGADRVLATAAETRTPLYVGHNFRHSAVVRTMRAVIDRGEIGEVKAVWVRHFVGNGADYYFKDWHADRSRTNSLLLQKASHDIDVVHYLASGYTRRVVGMGELMLYGAISDRRERAGESMPDWFSFDNWPPASHTGLNPVVDVEDVSMMLMTLDNGVLASYQQCHFTPDYWRNYTVIGTEGRLENVGDTAGGVVKVWNRRHEWQVDGDAEYPIEGVASGHADADLLTMTEFLDHVVDGTPTVVSPIAAREAVAAGALAAASLRDGSRPRAIPDPPAHVLAHFSAPASPPVPDSTARSTR, from the coding sequence ATGCGCGACGAAGCGTCCTCTCCCGTGGTGACCGACGACGCCCGCTCCCGCGGCAGCGATCTCCGGGTGGCCGTCGTCGGCTTCGGCGCCCGGTCTCCGATCGCGGCGCACGTCGAACGGGCGCGTGACGGGGCGCGCGTCGCGGCGGTGGCGGACACCTCGCCCCGCGGCCTCGAGCGCGCGCGTGCGGCGCACCCCGGCGCCGCGGCGTTCGCGAGCGTCGACGACCTGATCACGGCGGGGGCCGCGGACGCCGCGATCGTCCTCACCCCCGACGACACGCACGAGGAGATCGCCGTCGCCCTCCTGCGGGCGGGCGTCGCGGTGTATCTCGAGAAGCCCCTCGCGATCACCGTCGAGGGCGCCGACCGCGTGCTCGCGACCGCGGCCGAGACGCGGACGCCGCTGTACGTCGGCCACAACTTCCGGCACTCCGCCGTCGTCCGGACCATGCGCGCCGTGATCGACCGCGGTGAGATCGGAGAGGTCAAGGCCGTCTGGGTGCGCCACTTCGTCGGCAACGGCGCGGACTACTACTTCAAGGACTGGCACGCGGATCGGTCGCGGACGAACTCGCTGCTGCTGCAGAAGGCGAGTCACGACATCGACGTCGTCCACTATCTCGCCTCCGGATACACCCGGCGCGTCGTCGGCATGGGCGAGCTCATGCTCTACGGCGCGATCTCGGATCGCCGCGAGCGCGCGGGGGAGTCGATGCCCGACTGGTTCTCCTTCGACAACTGGCCTCCGGCATCCCACACCGGGCTCAACCCCGTCGTCGACGTCGAGGACGTCTCGATGATGCTCATGACGCTCGACAACGGCGTCCTCGCCAGCTACCAGCAGTGCCATTTCACCCCTGACTACTGGCGCAACTACACCGTCATCGGCACCGAGGGCCGACTCGAGAACGTCGGCGACACCGCCGGAGGCGTCGTCAAGGTCTGGAACCGGCGGCACGAGTGGCAGGTCGACGGCGACGCGGAGTACCCGATCGAAGGCGTCGCAAGCGGTCACGCCGACGCCGATCTGCTCACGATGACCGAGTTCCTCGACCACGTCGTGGACGGGACGCCGACAGTGGTGTCCCCCATCGCCGCCCGGGAGGCGGTCGCCGCGGGAGCCCTCGCCGCGGCCTCGCTCCGCGACGGATCACGACCGCGCGCCATCCCGGACCCGCCCGCGCACGTGCTCGCCCACTTCTCCGCCCCGGCCTCTCCCCCCGTCCCCGACTCGACCGCAAGGAGCACCCGATGA
- a CDS encoding ABC transporter substrate-binding protein: MSPSSPSRLRRTAPPAALAGLSLVLGACASDQGDGASGAYEAPDADLSASITYGVWDQNQVPAIQENIAAFNELYPDIEVTVNVTPFSEYWTKLQTQASSDTLPDVFWMNGPNVGLYASNDKIEPITGAVEAGDIDPADYPESLVDLYTIDEVSYGVPKDFDTIGIWANAGLFEEAGVALPEGDWTWDEFQETAAELSEALADQGAYGAAGGMDGQTTYYNTVFQAGGTVVDGDVSGYATPESEAGIQFWTDLIASGGSPSISQLTDTTADQWFTSGKLAMYWGGSWFRSALVDSAFADDIRVLPLPVGEEQATVIHGVANAVSASSGEKQAAQALQAFLAGEEAQRQQGDAGAIIPAFDGTQDAFAASMPAAGLETFLDAVEYAQPLPVSLNSAAWNAAETELLPQAFSGERPVADVAEDLATRMDAALAEE, encoded by the coding sequence ATGAGCCCGTCCTCTCCGTCCCGCCTGCGCCGCACAGCGCCGCCGGCCGCCCTCGCCGGGCTCTCGCTCGTGCTCGGCGCGTGCGCGTCCGACCAGGGCGACGGCGCGTCCGGCGCGTACGAAGCGCCCGACGCGGACCTGTCCGCCTCGATCACCTACGGCGTCTGGGACCAGAACCAGGTCCCCGCGATCCAGGAGAACATCGCCGCCTTCAACGAGCTGTATCCGGACATCGAGGTGACGGTGAACGTCACGCCCTTCTCCGAGTACTGGACGAAACTGCAGACGCAGGCCTCCAGCGACACCCTCCCCGACGTGTTCTGGATGAACGGCCCGAACGTCGGGCTCTACGCGTCGAACGACAAGATCGAGCCGATCACCGGCGCGGTCGAGGCGGGCGACATCGATCCGGCGGACTATCCGGAGTCCCTCGTCGACCTCTACACGATCGACGAGGTGTCGTACGGGGTGCCGAAGGACTTCGACACCATCGGGATCTGGGCCAACGCCGGCCTCTTCGAGGAGGCGGGCGTCGCGCTCCCCGAGGGCGACTGGACCTGGGACGAGTTCCAGGAGACCGCCGCAGAGCTCTCGGAGGCGCTCGCCGACCAGGGCGCCTACGGCGCCGCAGGCGGCATGGACGGCCAGACGACCTACTACAACACCGTCTTCCAGGCCGGCGGCACGGTCGTCGACGGCGACGTGTCCGGCTACGCGACCCCCGAGTCCGAGGCGGGCATCCAGTTCTGGACCGACCTCATCGCCTCGGGCGGCTCCCCCTCGATCTCGCAGCTCACCGACACGACCGCCGACCAGTGGTTCACGTCGGGCAAGCTCGCGATGTACTGGGGCGGGAGCTGGTTCCGCTCGGCCCTCGTCGACAGCGCCTTCGCAGACGACATCCGAGTGCTCCCGCTGCCCGTGGGCGAGGAGCAGGCGACCGTCATCCACGGCGTCGCCAACGCGGTCTCCGCCTCCTCCGGCGAGAAGCAGGCCGCGCAGGCGCTGCAGGCGTTCCTCGCCGGGGAGGAGGCCCAGCGGCAGCAGGGCGACGCGGGCGCGATCATCCCCGCCTTCGACGGCACGCAGGACGCGTTCGCGGCGTCGATGCCGGCCGCCGGCCTGGAGACCTTCCTCGACGCCGTGGAGTACGCCCAGCCCCTTCCGGTGAGCCTCAACTCGGCCGCGTGGAACGCTGCGGAGACGGAGCTGCTGCCGCAGGCGTTCTCGGGCGAGCGGCCCGTCGCGGACGTCGCGGAGGACCTCGCGACGCGGATGGACGCGGCTCTCGCCGAGGAGTGA
- a CDS encoding carbohydrate ABC transporter permease has protein sequence MTTVSDRPAPPGAPSRGGPVPAASGAPRRPRRRTSPDGLWPWLFVGPLVAGIGVFYLWPIVQTAWYSLTETGPFGGSAFAGLANYVEMFQDPELYVSLGNTLLYTAIVLIGIPIAVGLASLLNLPGLRLAAFYRVLFFLPYVAMPTAIAMVWRVIFNGDFGLVNHALALFGVDGPYWISTPGAATVAVAIVGLWSSLGFSMIVLAAGLKNIPPELYEAAELDGASRWRQFRSVTVPLLTPSVFFVTIVTVIAGFQLFDLLYAILGSSNPVLTRSMSLVYFFYREGFVNNDRGYAAAIAMFVFLVIGIATAIQFRLQKRWVQSD, from the coding sequence ATGACGACCGTCTCCGACCGACCCGCCCCGCCGGGGGCGCCCTCCCGGGGCGGCCCGGTGCCGGCCGCGTCCGGAGCCCCGCGGCGCCCGCGCCGCAGGACGTCCCCGGACGGACTGTGGCCGTGGCTCTTCGTCGGGCCCCTCGTAGCCGGCATCGGCGTGTTCTATCTGTGGCCCATCGTGCAGACCGCGTGGTACTCGCTGACCGAGACCGGGCCGTTCGGCGGCTCCGCGTTCGCGGGGCTCGCGAACTACGTGGAGATGTTCCAGGACCCCGAGCTGTACGTGTCGCTCGGCAACACCCTCCTCTACACGGCGATCGTGCTCATCGGCATCCCGATCGCGGTGGGCCTCGCGAGCCTGCTCAACCTGCCGGGGCTTCGCCTCGCCGCCTTCTACCGGGTGCTGTTCTTCCTGCCGTACGTGGCGATGCCGACGGCGATCGCGATGGTCTGGCGCGTCATCTTCAACGGCGACTTCGGGCTCGTCAACCATGCGCTCGCGCTGTTCGGGGTCGACGGGCCGTACTGGATATCGACGCCCGGCGCGGCCACGGTCGCCGTCGCGATCGTGGGCCTGTGGTCGTCGCTCGGCTTCAGCATGATCGTGCTCGCGGCGGGGCTCAAGAACATCCCGCCGGAGCTCTACGAGGCCGCCGAGCTCGACGGCGCCTCTCGGTGGCGTCAGTTCCGCTCGGTCACCGTGCCCCTGCTCACCCCGAGCGTCTTCTTCGTCACGATCGTCACGGTGATCGCCGGCTTCCAGCTGTTCGATCTCCTCTACGCGATCCTCGGCAGCAGCAATCCCGTGCTGACGCGCAGCATGTCCCTCGTCTACTTCTTCTACCGCGAGGGGTTCGTCAACAACGACAGGGGATACGCCGCCGCCATCGCGATGTTCGTGTTCCTCGTCATCGGCATCGCGACCGCGATCCAGTTCCGGCTCCAGAAGCGGTGGGTGCAGAGTGACTGA
- a CDS encoding carbohydrate ABC transporter permease produces the protein MTEQATAALVSLPPRRAGPGRPRRGGSYAFAHIVLGVGGLVMAFPFLWQLVMSLSTNAEVQSVTPVFWPAEAQWGTYARVFERLPFLEQLGNSVLVTVIRTLAQILFCTLAGYAFARMRFRGRGALLAVVLSILMVPSQVYLLSQYQIIQGLGLLDSVGGLVLPGLFSAFGTFLMRTAFLAMPAELEEAARLDGANPLQVFWKVMLPLARPTISVLAITTVLWSWNELLWPLVVTTYGDRMPLSAGLATLIGDRTTDYPLVMAASLLAMAPVLVLFVLLQRRVIEGLASSGLK, from the coding sequence GTGACTGAGCAGGCGACGGCGGCCCTCGTGTCCCTCCCCCCGCGGCGCGCGGGACCCGGCCGGCCCCGTCGCGGCGGGTCGTACGCGTTCGCCCACATCGTGCTGGGGGTCGGCGGGCTCGTCATGGCGTTCCCGTTCCTCTGGCAGCTCGTCATGTCGCTCTCGACGAACGCCGAGGTGCAGAGCGTCACGCCGGTGTTCTGGCCCGCCGAGGCGCAGTGGGGCACCTACGCACGCGTGTTCGAGCGGCTGCCGTTCCTCGAGCAGCTCGGCAACTCCGTGCTCGTCACCGTCATCCGCACGCTCGCGCAGATCCTCTTCTGCACGCTCGCGGGCTACGCGTTCGCCCGCATGCGCTTCCGAGGGCGCGGGGCGCTCCTCGCGGTCGTCCTCTCGATCCTCATGGTGCCCTCGCAGGTGTACCTGCTGTCGCAGTACCAGATCATCCAGGGGCTGGGCCTGCTCGACAGCGTCGGCGGGCTCGTCCTGCCGGGACTGTTCAGCGCCTTCGGCACGTTCCTCATGCGCACCGCGTTCCTCGCGATGCCCGCCGAGCTGGAGGAGGCCGCGCGCCTGGACGGCGCCAACCCGCTGCAGGTGTTCTGGAAGGTCATGCTCCCGCTGGCGAGGCCCACGATCAGCGTGCTCGCGATCACGACGGTGCTCTGGTCGTGGAACGAGCTGCTCTGGCCGCTCGTCGTGACGACGTACGGCGACCGCATGCCGCTCTCGGCGGGCCTCGCGACGCTCATCGGCGACCGCACGACGGACTACCCGCTCGTGATGGCGGCGAGCCTGCTGGCCATGGCGCCGGTGCTCGTCCTCTTCGTGCTGCTGCAGCGCCGGGTCATCGAGGGCCTGGCCTCGAGCGGGCTCAAGTGA
- a CDS encoding DUF4832 domain-containing protein — protein METMHVAPRRLTAGLVAALAAGALIAGTMPAAAATVETTSTYEASDENIPNPQRGFYHHTETHYRADGSGYTPLDASTLAGYRDEGITQILRVFYLEKFAGTPQLDQAFLDLVQADYDTARAAGVSVITRFAYAQGGAWPYEPPYGDAPLDVVLSHIAQLGPVLRANADVIPVVQNGFIGLWGEAYYTDHFVADPADPGVVTEADWANRSAVTQALLDELPADRSVQVRTMLSKQKLLGVPSGASGAVTAAEAWADAPIARMGHHNDCLLASPDDFGTFLSDPITLDQEYLEAESRYVPVGGETCAVNPPRSEWESASAELARYHYSYLNRDYNQDVLNSWGASGIAETAARLGYRFVLESSTVGTDAEGVPTVTVTVRNDGWASPYTPRPATLVLTGADGAPTEVPFGADARAWEPGTSTTISAALEDVGPGTYALALALSSPDAGTQDDPRFAIRTANVGTWDAVRGVNVLDGSVTVAASRG, from the coding sequence ATGGAGACCATGCACGTCGCCCCCCGACGTCTCACCGCGGGACTCGTGGCCGCGCTCGCCGCCGGCGCGCTGATCGCCGGCACCATGCCCGCCGCCGCCGCGACAGTCGAGACGACCTCGACCTACGAGGCGAGCGACGAGAACATCCCGAACCCGCAGCGCGGGTTCTACCACCACACCGAGACCCACTACCGTGCCGACGGCTCGGGCTACACCCCGCTCGACGCCTCCACGCTCGCCGGCTACCGCGACGAGGGCATCACGCAGATCCTGCGGGTGTTCTACCTCGAGAAGTTCGCCGGCACGCCTCAGCTCGACCAGGCGTTCCTCGACCTCGTGCAGGCCGACTACGACACGGCGCGCGCCGCCGGCGTCTCCGTCATCACGAGGTTCGCCTACGCGCAGGGCGGCGCGTGGCCGTACGAGCCGCCGTACGGCGACGCGCCGCTCGACGTCGTGCTCTCCCACATCGCGCAGCTCGGCCCCGTGCTGCGCGCCAACGCCGACGTCATCCCGGTCGTGCAGAACGGCTTCATCGGGCTGTGGGGCGAGGCCTACTACACGGATCACTTCGTCGCGGACCCGGCGGACCCGGGCGTCGTCACCGAGGCCGACTGGGCGAACAGATCCGCCGTGACGCAGGCGCTCCTGGACGAGCTGCCCGCCGACCGGTCGGTGCAGGTGCGCACGATGCTCTCGAAGCAGAAGCTCCTGGGCGTGCCGTCGGGCGCGTCCGGCGCGGTGACGGCGGCCGAGGCGTGGGCCGACGCCCCCATCGCGCGCATGGGGCACCACAACGACTGCCTGCTCGCATCCCCCGACGACTTCGGCACGTTCCTCTCCGACCCGATCACGCTCGACCAGGAGTACCTCGAGGCGGAGAGCCGGTACGTGCCCGTGGGCGGCGAGACGTGCGCCGTGAACCCGCCCCGCTCGGAGTGGGAGAGCGCCTCCGCGGAGCTGGCCCGCTACCACTACAGCTACCTCAACCGGGACTACAACCAGGACGTCCTGAACTCGTGGGGAGCGTCGGGCATCGCCGAGACGGCCGCCCGGCTCGGCTACCGGTTCGTGCTCGAGTCGAGCACGGTCGGCACGGACGCCGAAGGCGTCCCCACCGTGACGGTGACCGTGCGCAACGACGGATGGGCGTCGCCGTACACGCCGCGACCGGCGACCCTCGTGCTCACGGGCGCGGACGGAGCGCCGACGGAGGTTCCGTTCGGGGCCGATGCCCGTGCGTGGGAGCCCGGCACGTCGACGACGATCTCGGCCGCGCTGGAGGACGTCGGGCCGGGGACCTACGCGCTCGCGCTCGCGCTGTCGTCGCCCGATGCGGGCACGCAGGACGACCCGCGGTTCGCGATCCGCACGGCCAACGTCGGGACGTGGGATGCGGTGCGCGGCGTGAACGTGCTCGACGGGTCGGTCACGGTGGCCGCGTCGCGCGGCTGA
- a CDS encoding O-acetylhomoserine aminocarboxypropyltransferase/cysteine synthase family protein yields MTWGFETRQIHAGEVVDAQAGARITPVYQTAGYVFDDFEDAVGRFAEKGERLVYSRHANPTNVVAERRIADLEGGAGALLTGSGQAAIFTTIYSLASAGDHILATSSLYEGTKQLFRGNLARQGLVFDFLDAEAPDAEWLARITPRTKAIFTESIPNPKNDIPDVDRLGGIARRAGVPLVVDNTVATPYLFRPIEHGADIVIHSTSKWLGGHGAVIGGVVVDSGRFDWRAQADRYPQLTRSPRPGVPSFAEKFGTGAFLPFAVTLANDYGPTLPATSAFLLLLGIDTLSLRVERHVANAQRIAEWLDAHPAVRSVDYAGLPGNAYHERARRLLPLGAGSVLAFEVRGGREGARTVIDALELVTRMTHIGDVRTLAIHTGSTIHSKLSEEERVSLGIAPGLIRLSVGLETPDDVIADLDQALARI; encoded by the coding sequence ATGACCTGGGGGTTCGAGACCCGTCAGATCCACGCCGGCGAGGTCGTCGACGCGCAGGCCGGGGCGCGGATCACGCCCGTCTACCAGACGGCCGGGTACGTCTTCGACGACTTCGAGGACGCGGTCGGCCGCTTCGCGGAGAAGGGCGAGCGCCTCGTGTACTCGCGCCACGCGAACCCCACGAACGTCGTCGCGGAGCGTCGCATCGCCGATCTCGAGGGAGGGGCGGGGGCCCTGCTCACCGGAAGCGGGCAGGCGGCGATCTTCACGACGATCTACAGCCTCGCGAGCGCCGGCGATCACATCCTCGCCACGTCGAGCCTGTACGAGGGCACCAAGCAGCTCTTCCGCGGCAACCTCGCCCGGCAGGGGCTCGTGTTCGACTTCCTCGACGCGGAGGCGCCCGACGCGGAATGGCTGGCGCGCATCACACCGCGGACGAAGGCGATCTTCACCGAGAGCATCCCGAACCCGAAGAACGACATCCCCGACGTCGACCGGCTCGGCGGGATCGCCCGCCGAGCCGGCGTGCCGCTCGTCGTCGACAACACGGTCGCCACCCCGTACCTGTTCCGGCCGATCGAGCACGGCGCCGACATCGTCATCCACTCCACGTCGAAGTGGCTGGGAGGCCACGGCGCGGTGATCGGCGGGGTCGTCGTGGACTCGGGGCGCTTCGACTGGCGGGCGCAGGCGGATCGCTACCCGCAGCTCACCCGCTCGCCGCGACCGGGCGTGCCGAGCTTCGCCGAGAAGTTCGGCACGGGCGCGTTCCTGCCCTTCGCGGTCACGCTCGCGAACGACTACGGGCCGACCCTGCCGGCCACGAGCGCCTTCCTCCTGCTGCTGGGGATCGACACCCTCTCGCTGCGCGTCGAGCGGCACGTCGCCAACGCGCAGCGCATTGCCGAGTGGCTCGACGCGCATCCCGCCGTGCGGAGCGTCGACTACGCGGGCCTTCCCGGCAACGCGTACCACGAGCGCGCACGGCGCCTGCTCCCGCTCGGGGCCGGATCCGTGCTCGCCTTCGAGGTGCGCGGGGGACGGGAAGGGGCCCGGACGGTCATCGACGCGCTCGAGCTCGTGACGCGGATGACGCACATCGGCGACGTGCGCACCCTCGCCATCCACACCGGCAGCACCATCCACAGCAAGCTGTCGGAGGAGGAACGCGTCTCCCTCGGGATCGCCCCGGGACTCATCCGGCTCTCGGTCGGGCTCGAGACGCCCGACGACGTGATCGCCGACCTCGACCAGGCGCTCGCGCGGATCTGA
- a CDS encoding PLP-dependent cysteine synthase family protein, with translation MTALPPAFPDPSLARVYGDAFELVGNTPLVRVNRIAAGLPAEVYVKLDQHNLGGSSKDRIGINIVREAIASGDLKPGDRIIDFGAGNTAIGYALAGIATGHPVTAVAAPTLSPAKASLLRLLGADIVPGRPDVPKDDPEHWGVIAARYENEDPGTWWARQESNDTNPAAHALSTGPEIWEQTDGRVTHFVAALATGGTATGTGRYLKGRNPEVTVIGTAFDDTPVGRGENNLARAVAGEDGLEEDWSPNIDVQVLDRLELREKAEIIAFGWHVARTEGLVLGPSSILSLQVALELAAQAPEGSVVVSFSADSGRDYLQREYDPAWLRENELGHVADRVAPVGEPV, from the coding sequence ATGACCGCGCTGCCTCCCGCCTTCCCCGACCCCTCGCTCGCCCGCGTGTACGGCGACGCCTTCGAGCTCGTGGGCAACACCCCGCTCGTCCGCGTGAACCGCATCGCCGCGGGGCTCCCGGCCGAGGTGTACGTCAAGCTCGACCAGCACAACCTGGGCGGATCGAGCAAGGACCGCATCGGCATCAACATCGTGCGCGAGGCGATCGCCTCGGGCGACCTCAAGCCGGGCGACCGCATCATCGACTTCGGCGCCGGCAACACGGCCATCGGCTATGCGCTCGCCGGCATCGCGACGGGGCATCCCGTCACGGCGGTCGCCGCTCCCACGCTCTCGCCCGCCAAGGCCTCGCTCCTGCGCCTGCTCGGCGCGGACATCGTCCCCGGCCGCCCGGACGTGCCCAAGGACGACCCCGAGCACTGGGGCGTCATCGCGGCGCGGTACGAGAACGAGGACCCCGGCACGTGGTGGGCGCGCCAGGAGTCGAACGACACCAATCCCGCCGCGCACGCGCTCTCGACGGGGCCCGAGATCTGGGAGCAGACGGACGGCCGCGTCACGCACTTCGTCGCGGCGCTCGCGACGGGCGGCACGGCGACCGGAACCGGCCGCTACCTGAAGGGCCGCAACCCCGAGGTGACCGTGATCGGGACGGCGTTCGACGACACCCCCGTCGGCCGCGGAGAGAACAACCTCGCCCGTGCCGTCGCCGGCGAGGACGGCCTGGAGGAGGACTGGTCGCCGAACATCGACGTCCAGGTGCTCGACCGGCTCGAGCTCCGCGAGAAGGCGGAGATCATCGCCTTCGGATGGCACGTGGCGCGCACCGAGGGCCTCGTGCTCGGGCCGAGCTCCATCCTCAGCCTGCAGGTCGCCCTCGAGCTCGCGGCGCAGGCGCCGGAGGGCTCGGTCGTCGTGTCGTTCTCCGCCGACAGCGGCCGCGACTACCTGCAGCGCGAGTACGACCCCGCCTGGCTGCGCGAGAACGAGCTCGGCCACGTCGCCGACCGCGTCGCCCCGGTGGGCGAGCCCGTATGA
- a CDS encoding family 78 glycoside hydrolase catalytic domain, producing MTGHAWTAQWLGAAGAQKAAATASGSGFGRTLFRSTLDLTSDVPASATARVSADSAYVLYVNGIEAARGPQRAQPRRKRHDVVEIAHLLRPGRNALACIVTFYGRSNAVWQAAVPSGALGRRAALLFDGRVGDIELGSALRWRAIESPAWTDLPRRHLEGVASVVHDARLLDPGWCSEEHDDSAWPLAVPVPGGHRGRAGAARPPIAPFGHVPERTGKPLDETRRVPSVRSVALAAGAGSAGERSHPGDLADAGRPFEDGGSEQTTMTVAPGQALVVRADFGRIVSGLLEFDVVAPEGTVVDVAFHERLAEGDGALSERSGERYIARGARDRFRPLERHGMRAATILLRPPAAFRGELQVNGIELREQLRPWSDGPFFRSSDDELVALWHAGVRTVHLNTLDGFTDCPTREQRAWVGDGVVHSAVHLVSNDDWGAVLDYLVLSASPREDGILPMSAAGDLEAADGVTIPSWSLHWIHALWEYFMHAGTGDIAELLPTARGVLSWFARRLSGAGAVTETGEWDLVDWSSVYVAGESAALTALWGRALREYASMTRALGDAASADWAQTNVARAERAFERFWDPRRRLYVDYLAEDGLDAPTSQAVNAAAVAAGLVPRERIDDLVTRISDPGRLVIRTMYATPEGRVDAGKWDAVSSGARVVDWDPENEIVRAEPFFSSVVHDAYLAAGRPDLVRRAVRDWSRFLSDGFDTFGETWLWGTPCHGWSATPTKDITRSVLGVQPIAPGYERARVAPRPGDVLTVTGAVPTPHGLIRVDVADGVATIDTPVPALFDPVDGSPVPLEAGRHRVRLADGSAS from the coding sequence GTGACGGGACACGCATGGACGGCGCAATGGCTCGGAGCGGCGGGCGCGCAGAAGGCCGCCGCGACCGCCTCGGGGTCGGGGTTCGGCCGGACCCTCTTCCGGTCCACGCTCGATCTGACCTCCGACGTGCCGGCCTCGGCGACGGCGAGGGTCTCCGCCGATTCCGCCTACGTGCTCTACGTCAACGGGATCGAGGCGGCACGCGGCCCGCAGCGCGCGCAGCCCCGACGCAAGCGGCACGACGTCGTCGAGATCGCGCACCTGCTCCGCCCCGGCAGGAACGCCCTGGCCTGCATCGTGACGTTCTACGGCCGCTCGAACGCCGTGTGGCAGGCGGCGGTGCCCTCGGGGGCCCTGGGCCGGCGCGCGGCGCTGCTCTTCGACGGTCGCGTGGGCGACATCGAGCTCGGCAGTGCCCTGCGGTGGCGCGCGATCGAGTCGCCGGCGTGGACGGATCTCCCGCGCAGGCACCTGGAGGGCGTCGCCTCCGTCGTCCACGACGCGCGGCTCCTCGATCCGGGGTGGTGCTCCGAGGAACACGACGATTCCGCGTGGCCGCTCGCGGTGCCCGTCCCCGGCGGGCACCGGGGCAGGGCCGGCGCGGCCCGGCCCCCGATCGCGCCCTTCGGCCATGTGCCCGAGCGCACGGGGAAGCCGCTCGACGAGACCCGGCGCGTCCCCTCCGTCCGCTCGGTCGCGCTCGCCGCGGGAGCGGGGTCCGCCGGCGAGCGGAGCCACCCGGGCGACCTCGCCGACGCCGGGAGGCCGTTCGAGGACGGCGGGTCGGAGCAGACGACGATGACCGTCGCCCCCGGCCAGGCTCTCGTCGTGCGGGCCGACTTCGGACGGATCGTCTCCGGACTGCTGGAGTTCGACGTCGTCGCGCCGGAGGGGACCGTCGTGGACGTCGCCTTCCACGAACGCCTCGCAGAGGGCGACGGGGCTCTCTCCGAGCGAAGCGGCGAACGCTACATCGCCCGCGGCGCTCGAGACCGCTTCCGGCCCCTCGAGCGGCACGGGATGCGCGCGGCGACGATCCTCCTGCGACCTCCGGCGGCGTTCCGGGGCGAGCTCCAGGTGAACGGGATCGAGCTGCGGGAGCAGCTGCGCCCCTGGTCGGACGGCCCGTTCTTCCGCTCATCGGACGACGAGCTCGTGGCCCTGTGGCACGCAGGCGTCCGCACCGTGCACCTCAACACCCTGGACGGCTTCACCGACTGCCCCACGCGCGAGCAGCGCGCCTGGGTCGGCGACGGCGTCGTGCACAGCGCCGTCCATCTGGTGTCGAACGACGACTGGGGTGCCGTGCTCGACTACCTCGTGCTCTCGGCGTCGCCGCGGGAGGACGGCATCCTCCCCATGAGCGCGGCGGGCGACCTCGAGGCGGCGGACGGCGTGACGATCCCCTCGTGGTCCCTGCACTGGATCCACGCCCTCTGGGAGTACTTCATGCACGCCGGCACGGGCGACATCGCGGAGCTGCTGCCGACGGCGAGGGGAGTCCTCTCCTGGTTCGCGCGCCGGCTCAGCGGAGCCGGGGCCGTCACCGAGACCGGGGAGTGGGACCTCGTCGACTGGTCGAGCGTCTACGTGGCAGGGGAGTCCGCTGCGCTGACGGCGCTCTGGGGGCGCGCGCTGCGCGAGTACGCGAGCATGACCCGCGCTCTCGGGGACGCGGCGTCGGCCGACTGGGCGCAGACGAACGTCGCACGCGCGGAGCGGGCGTTCGAGCGGTTCTGGGACCCGCGACGACGCCTCTACGTCGACTACCTCGCGGAGGACGGGCTCGACGCGCCCACGTCGCAGGCCGTCAACGCGGCGGCGGTCGCGGCGGGGCTCGTGCCGCGGGAACGGATCGACGACCTCGTCACCCGGATCAGCGATCCGGGCCGCCTCGTCATCCGCACGATGTACGCGACCCCCGAGGGCCGCGTGGACGCCGGCAAGTGGGACGCCGTCTCCTCCGGCGCTCGGGTCGTCGACTGGGACCCGGAGAACGAGATCGTGCGCGCGGAGCCCTTCTTCTCCTCCGTCGTGCACGACGCCTATCTGGCGGCCGGCAGGCCGGATCTGGTGCGCCGCGCGGTACGCGACTGGTCGCGCTTCCTGTCCGACGGCTTCGACACCTTCGGCGAGACGTGGCTGTGGGGAACGCCGTGCCACGGCTGGAGCGCGACGCCGACGAAGGACATCACCCGCAGCGTGCTCGGGGTGCAGCCGATCGCGCCGGGCTATGAACGCGCGCGCGTCGCACCTCGCCCCGGCGACGTCCTCACCGTGACCGGGGCGGTGCCGACGCCGCACGGACTCATCCGCGTCGACGTGGCGGACGGCGTCGCGACGATCGACACCCCCGTTCCCGCGCTCTTCGATCCGGTGGACGGGAGCCCGGTGCCGCTGGAGGCGGGACGCCACCGCGTGCGGCTGGCCGACGGGTCGGCTTCGTGA